The following coding sequences lie in one Drosophila sulfurigaster albostrigata strain 15112-1811.04 chromosome 2R, ASM2355843v2, whole genome shotgun sequence genomic window:
- the LOC133839458 gene encoding uncharacterized protein LOC133839458, whose product MNSFIARRGVPLRMYSDNATNFVGTNNLLKELQMEFSKQQEKLQLFASEIGMEWHFIPPRAPHFGGLWEAAVKSAKHLLVRQMANASLAESEVRAHLADVEAILNSRPLTPLSSDPNDGEALTPGHLLIGQAIRSLPQGSVPDRPNKELTYLRRWQMLSTLRQRFWLAWSKDYIHNLQIRTKWKSPQPGLEVGCLVLVHEDNTPPQRWITGRVAGVTRGTDGQIRVAEIRTGTGTFKRPIHKLARLPVI is encoded by the coding sequence CTTCATCGCAAGGCGTGGCGTTCCACTTCGGATGTATTCGGACAACGCCACCAACTTCGTCGGGACAAACAACCTACTCAAGGAGCTACAGATGGAGTTCTCGAAGCAGCAGGAGAAACTGCAGTTGTTCGCGTCGGAGATAGGGATGGAATGGCACTTCATCCCTCCTCGAGCCCCACATTTCGGAGGGCTGTGGGAAGCCGCGGTGAAATCCGCAAAGCATCTCCTCGTCCGGCAAATGGCCAACGCGTCACTGGCGGAAAGCGAGGTCAGAGCTCATCTGGCAGATGTCGAGGCCATTCTCAACTCGCGGCCTCTCACTCCACTCAGCTCCGATCCCAACGATGGCGAGGCTCTAACGCCGGGCCATCTTCTAATCGGGCAAGCCATTCGTTCGCTGCCGCAAGGATCCGTGCCAGACAGGCCCAACAAAGAGCTGACGTATTTGCGACGGTGGCAAATGTTATCCACGCTCAGACAGCGGTTTTGGCTCGCGTGGTCGAAGGACTACATCCACAACCTCCAAATCCGCACCAAATGGAAGTCTCCACAGCCCGGCTTGGAGGTCGGATGCCTCGTCCTGGTTCACGAGGACAACACGCCACCTCAGCGGTGGATAACTGGAAGGGTCGCAGGCGTAACCCGAGGAACAGACGGACAAATACGGGTGGCCGAAATTAGAACGGGCACTGGCACATTCAAGCGCCCAATCCATAAACTAGCACGGTTGCCAGTGATTTGA